The Bombus pascuorum chromosome 5, iyBomPasc1.1, whole genome shotgun sequence genome segment aactaaataacaaaaaataaataataacgcaCATTTATGAACGCATAAAATTGCAGAGAACTGTTAAATTACTATCAGCTACAAAATTGACTTATATATCAATCATGCCTGATTCTTTGAAATGGCACAAGATAAGATGTAGTTTATGGATTTCTTGTATTcggtaataaaaagaaattgatgaGAAATTGATGATGATTCAAATAACCGGTACACGTTCGATAACTTATCTAAACCATCGTTTGCGATGCTTCATCACTCGTAGAACTTGTTTACTTTCTGACGAAACCTTTCCATCGTTGAAGGGTTAATGAGCCTTTACCCAATAACAGTGCTCGTAATACCGTATCTATTAATGATATAGATGGCTAATAGTTATTTAATGACGTACATATAGCCAggtattttatgattttcaaaaggttttatttaaaaatacgtggATATAATAATTCGTAATTCCTTAATTATCACCATATCGTGTAACAATATGTAACTTGATTTTTGTACGTTTCAAGGATACATTTTATGCAAAGCTCGAAGGGAATGAGTTATACTTAAAGcgtgaaatatgtattaataatagtaatcaATAAATTATCTCAAGTCGactgaatgaaattttcaaattcactTTAATGAAAGttcatcaaattttcaataatctgAACTTccattgatatttattaagtCAAATTTAACAGAAGCTGTCATAATTGTTTATGATTGTATGTATGATGACATTTAGATgctagaattaaaattattaacagtTGAGTAATgcggaaataatttttgtaggACCTAAAACTTTCACCGTTTTCGCACCAACGGACTCCGCTTTCGAATTATCTTCGAAGGACGGAGCACCGGTTTGGACGGAAGAAGACGGACCAGAAGCTGCGAAAACGATTGTTTTGAGACACGTGATTCCATCTACCCTATACACAGCTGGCATGAGGTATTATTTGCAAAAGGATACCCTTCGTCCTCAGTCACCTGTTCATATTCACAAAAATGGTGGTAAGTGAAAGATATTCTGTTATAAGATTTTATTccaaggaaaatattttatcaaaatatatatagatattataattttttaaataacaaatttaattgcTTGGAGAAAATATTAACTACTTATGACTAACGAATCTGAATTCTTGATTTCCCGTTCAAAGTTATGTTAATTGAACAAAACATATGTATTGAATAATAATCTTCTAAGGTAGAAAAATTCAAGGAATTTTCTTCCCGTAAAAATTATAGTCTGGCACGCGAACGGTGAAAAAATAGGCGTCCTAATAACCTATTTGCTCGTTAAGCAGTGATTCCCCCACCTCGTGATTAAACACTCCCTTTCGCCCCATAACGTATTCGTTAAAGTATGATATggaatgaatttctttttaatggaTGCATACGTGCTGCCCCACCCATCTTTATCCcttgaaattcttctttcacttTCAATGTTATAATTgcttgtaattattttcaaattaattgttttccATTTAATAATTACCGTTATGAAACAACTTTTCAAAGAAGATATTTTGTAACGAAGAAAGATTGTAAACTATTTCCTATGTTGTTCCAGGTCGAGTACGAGTGAACGAGGCACATGTCGTAACACATAATATACCAGCAACAAATGGAGTTTTGCACGCAATTGATGGCATACTATAGTGACTACAATATCGGTTACATAGATCAGTTACATTCAGTTTGAAAAGTTAGGCGTCTTAAGAGAAAATGCATATATCAGTCACAGtacacgaaaaatatttatattcttatactTATTACTTCTTTGCGATTTgctaaagaaaaatataataataatcttagACTAGGTTTGCACTACGTgataatctaataataatttatgaataatatacTAGCCTAATAAACGTTCTTTGTTTAGAAATATGCAgtgataatgaaaaaaataaaattttagtaaaaaagaaaaagaatttgtaaTGCTTAGGGATTATTGCAGTAAATCGCAAAGAATTAAAGTATTCGTCTCAAAAAAATCGTAATTGAGACAAAAACATAGGTATCtcgggaaagaaagaaaagataaatctCTGGAACTATCATTAAGTTCAACAATAAGGATAAATCGACAAGATTTGCCATAGATGTtgtgaaattgcataaatgtAATGGGGCCTTTTTTAGGGCATAAACAAATAGAAAGactaatttatataacatagaTGCGTGTTAATCGCTCATGTTGCTACGCAAGCTATACGAGCCACTGAGtgcgaaaaattaattgtctAATTGTATAGAATGGTAACGCAATACCAtgattagtattattatagtatgtattattttataaataaatgtacagtctatgttttttcataattattgtCTTCTAATGTTATCTtcaatatttgattaattactATCTTTCGTCTTCTCACTTATAATGCAATAAATagaataacgataaaaattatacaatcatattgataataaaattattttttatttttgtagagataacttataaataaagtctataatatttccattcataaatatatataacatttgcaattacattacattctaaatcgacgaaatttaataataaaattgatataatgttataaattattacgataattctgcctgattttaataaaaattctcttgttctttttaataattcgctttatattttttcacttcCACCATTATATGATGGAAGTTTGTTAATTGTGTACGAGCATTTGGCGGTAAGATTTTATGGAATCTTTGATAATATTGCACTAACTGTGCCATTGCACGTTGTACCAGTGCTGTACCAAGTACTAAACTaggaaaagattttaataCTTCGTGATTAATTTCTTCTAACGCGCGTTTCCAATTATTCGTAAAAGATTGTACAAGAGCCAATGCTTTTCCCTCTTGTCTTTTTGATTCATCGGCTTGACCCTTCTCGATCATGGCTTCAGATTCTTTGACAAACTGTATTATACCTCCAAAATGTGGACTTAAAATTTCCTCGACATATTCCGAAGAACGTGCATTTAATTGATCGCGAAAACTTTCTGCTTCTTTCGAATTATCTCGTGTTCTTTCCTAAAGAATATAGTTACATCTATAAcacatttctttttacaatattaattaagtgcaataaattgttttaccaTTAATACACCAAGGACCAAATCGTAATTATTGATGAGAAAAACTAGTTGTTGAATTCTAGTGCAAAATGTAGCTGCCATTCTTAATAGGAAACATTGCACGGCTTCTCGCAATTCCGCTAATAATTGCGTAGCCCCTTCGCAAGGAAATTCTTCAACTACACCAACCATTGCAGCACTAAATTCAGCATATCTTCGTGTAATctacatataaatttgttgaactattactatttctaaaaactTACGTTAACATATActttaatgttataaacttaCATAATGTGGTCCTGTTTCCTGGGTGAGTTTTAGTGGATCACAACtttttatactttgaatattcaaTTGAAAAACGTATTCGAATCTAAAgattcaaacaaaaaatatatatatatttaaacttccacttaagatattaaaaattatattattatgttgaCTTAAATACCTAGGCCAAATTATTGATGTCATGTTATCCCAATACTTATCTAAAGCTGGTACCGCTCTTTTATGACAAGTTAAGCGATATCGCATTACTAAATGTAAACACAAGAATAAAGCGATGGTATCATAGCAGTCTTCCACAAAAGATTGCAGATTTTTTACCATTAGATTTATTGTTTTTCCCATTacctaattattaaatacatggTAGTacgtaactttatatactcatttttgttcattttattagaattgaCATAAACAATGAAACGTGTTTTACCTGATTAAAGATATCCATTGCTTGCACACCACgtactttaaaaaattcagttaagaataaatattctctACAAGCATTATCTACAAGAGCATACTGTTCACTCCTGAACAAAGCTTCGTAATGATACTATAAACACAAAAGAAATtgttgtattaatatttccatatatgattttatcttaaaattatttacccTTGTTTTAGACGCAGTATGAGGTACTATAATGAGTGCTTCCAACTGAGAAGTTAATACATCTCCTCTATTACCTATAGAAAATACCGTACCCTTATGCTTTAATacagttttatgaaaaataccTCTTCCTGCTGTGTCTTCAACTCCCATCATATCATCTTTAGTTGCTCCTTTTTCAAACTatataatttagtaattaGAAAGAGATTTCGATTATCATTCTATTTAAGATTTGatactattattttacctGCAGTTCCATTAGTTTCGAAGAATACGActcaaaatatgaataatatattttactcaTTGTGCTAATATATTCTCCACAAATTTCTTCAGCTACGTTTCTTTCATTCgctaaaataaattcgaagaaaaatttatacttCAACATATTATTCTGAAGGACCTGATAATTTGTCATTGGTTTCCTGAATTTGTAAATCTGTTCTAAAAGATACGTTCTGATCTTTGCTAGTGCTTTTACTTTCAGTTTCTCCAATATATCTTTCACATCTAAGCATGATTTTGCTTCTTTAAAACTCTGCtcctttacaaaatttattttatgatttaatgtttgtaattgggtcaaaaattctttttcagtCACCGGGCAATCCATTATTCCcctaataaattataattacacaTTTAAGagtatttctaaatttttaaatgagatattATCTTTGTATTATTCTTAATTCTTACGCAATAAGAGCTTCTGACACCGTCATGTCTTCGATAAACTGACTAAGAGGTCCTCTAATAATTTGCCTATTGGACAATTGTTGACTCATTGCTACAGACTTACGTTGTAGAGAAAGTATTTCTGAACTGATACTTCCTAAATCTGATTGGAAACTCTTTAACATTGATTCCATTTTctgtaaacaaaattttttgaaacCCATTTTAGATCATACATCgtatcttttaatatattttatttttgaagtcgtaatcaaattttagaaattataaatttatataattgtaaatttacaatatatattaaatttataacgttgtagatACTGGTAATTCACGCAGATTAAAATCTAACCTCCAAAATATTATCGCACGCAGCAATTTGGTTATGAAGACTTGCAATATTTTCGCTTTCTTTTATATAGTCTTGAATAGATTTATTCTCCACtccttttaattctttttcaatttgtctGGAATATTGACGCAAATCCGTACCAGTCTTCAAAACTTCTTGAACAACATCATCTCCAAGATCTTGAGGTAATTGCACCTCGTTATCTTCAAAGATATCAATTTCACCCGACATTTTacaaatcttttctttctttaattaatttattaattaaattgatttatatcGCACAGTAATAAACGCTATTCCTTACTCTGCTGTCAAACTCTTTCACCTGTAGAACTGTCACAACAGTCACTCACATTCTCATTGGTCACGCACGCGTTAGACGAAACTGGGCcatagataaaataaagaagaagcatatcattacaaataaatacgtatgtatacgtaaaaaagattatttatttaggatattatttttgctaataataattttttaaataatttaaattttatgtgGGATGACGTGGACAACGTGgcattaataatataaaagagacattcataatatacgtataatatcatttctattactaatattttactctaataatatgttaataatagaaataatattatatttttaatggcACTATAGTTATTTTACTATCATTGatattatacgataaaatttattatattcgtagTTTCGATtagattcgattcgattcgattcttACCGTTTTTGTCACACGCGACATTACCGATTCAGTATATAGTGGTTTGAATTAAAAGTAAAGATTCGTAtggaattacaaataaaacacAGTCCTACCATCAAgtttaaataaacgaataaaaaatgtttattcgaAGACCTTTTCCGAGCTctaatttcaacaaataatttacgagttaattaattagaatagttaaacaattattttatcttatatttatatataaaaaaatctgATTTGTTTCGAGGTCTCGgtattctgtataatattcCAGAACGAAAAACACAAAGTCTCAATAATGTCATGTTTAGTCTGCATTTACGTTTAAATGTATCTATCAGCTCACAGTGCATATTTAAGTCGATATGCTTCCTGTTGTACCGATTATCGATCTATCGTCCATATCGTAGTTCAACTCGAACCATCGTGTATTCAATCGATTCATTCTATAGATGAAAAATTGCATCAATGTccgaatttagtatacagaaaagtataaaaagtgTACGAAACGAGTGTAATAGTTCTCTTATTAAAccttgttaatttaatttaataagaataaagGAATTACATAGTGCGAACAATATTAAAACGCAGCTTGCATTGTTATCTGGAATTCAGGGAAGGTAAAGGAAGTAGAACGTTCGTTCttcacaaaaattttattttcgcacATTTCTCGCGTTCCTTTTACACTTTTGCTActtcttgttttttcttttatacaatttacaaAAGATCCTTtgtctttcattttcattccCCACGCGCACCGGAAAAATCCGAAATCTTGCACACGGAGACATCAATGAACGAATGCGACGAAACGAGCTGACTAACGATGGCGCTGGCGAGGTTTATTTAAACGATGACggtaataagaataatttattatctaagtcgataataataatattaataataataatacaataataataagtaacaaGACTACAGCAACGATAATATCAATAGTCGCACGGAAAGTAACCTTTCAGGCCTATTTTCGCTTTTACTAGCTCCGCCTCTTTGGCTTGTGAACGTTTCATGACTGACCGTACATTATCAatggtataaataaataaataacgaagagAAGATATCCATCGACCATACACtaaacgaacaattttttcctcGGCTAATTCACCCGAGTGATGTATAAGATAAATGTGTTTAATTTCGTTCAAAGCATCGTTCGGATTGGGCAAGTTACTAGAATTTCTCATGGTCAAGTCAATTGAAGACAACACagtaaaattatgataaatcatACTTCCACCATTTACAGGagaaacaatttcaaaattctgtTAAACAGTCGATCAATCTCAAAATTGTTTCCTCGTTTGgtttaaaaattaagtacAGTTGTAATAGGTACTatcgtttctttgtcttttttcgtGGAATTGGacctaattattttcttttcatatttcgtaTCAAAGTACATCCGTTTAAGAGTAACACGAAAAACAGAAAACCAAGAAAAGTagaattattcttattatttctgTGGTCTTCGTTAAACTTGAAATCATTTGAATTCAAGTAATTTGACTAATTTCAACGAGGCTTAACAGAGGGCAAGTTTGTACTTGTCTCTATCGTTCCAAGAGAAACTCTATTCTggaattatttgtttatcgtttttttccttctttccttattttgatttaaaatcaTCATCGCGTTACAATTGTTTTAAACTCGCGAGGAACCTGTCCTGACTCGATTAGGTGAAAGCGAACATTCGTGGCTACAAAATCGACTAATTATACGAAGCTAATTGTATGAAACTGAAAAGGACGTCTTTCCCTTGTACGCGTTGACATACGTTAGACTGCGAATgcttatgcaaattcatattttgaaattcatatttcaaaataaacgaaaggtaataatttatgctttaaatattatcacgaatactttggatatttctgatatttttgtacatcACGCGAGTTCTGTAAACttcttacatatttcaatttctcacaATTGCACAAATATCCACAGTccaattattagaaaattaattagcgCAATAAAGTATAATCGCCAGAAGATCACAAGCGATCGTTCGATTTCTCTCGTTCGTTTTCGCTGACGATTATTACGAGCAGCGGCGCGCATTacataaacaattttcttcgactagacgaattatttgaaaattgtgaATCACGAAATTACACAAAAATTGTGCTTCTTACGATACAATGAAAGAGATGctattgaatatttcaaatcgCATGGAAAGAGCGTATTTACGCAGAACTGTTTTAATTCCTAACAGTTTGATCGTGATTTGCCGTCTTACGTTTCTCAAGTTAGATCACTCTCGATCAAATTCAGtcttgaaatgaaatatatcaaatttttcacatGCATTACAATAAACGTTGGATATACTTGGAAATTTAATCTCACTGCTCGacatttcatattttgcaATCATTCTAACGATCATTCGTTGAGTTCCAATTACGCTAGAACTTCGTTTACACgaacttttatttcgtttacacgaaatttcaaatttcagtCGGTCAATCTCATTTCAGTTGGTAcgcgattaaataaatttctgccaGTTGAATGTGTTTACCTGAACATGAACCCAATGAACttttactataataataaatagctAATGATAGAAGATTAATGAACAAATTGAAGAATCTCATCACATTTGCTCCAATTACGTAAATTTCTTGCCTTCTGACAAGTTTGAGCAAACGAAGTTCTACTGTATGTGATTCGTACGTTCGACAGAAAGGCTCGTTTCAATGATCCCGACGATCTTCGAGCCTCGAGGCGGCCTCGACGCAGCACGCCGGTTCGAGACGCGTGTTTCATGAattgtttcgttaaaatttcgttttaaaaacAGCGGTACAGAAAGTGGACGTTGTTCACGGTAGGTACAATTGTTTGGTTCGCCCATCGAAACGTCGAGTTCATCaaaaaaattaacttaaaaCCTAAACCTCTCGAGACtgggaagaaaagaaaaagcagaGAAGATTTCAATTCTGCTCGTTAATTATTCCGCAAACGAGCAGGATGATCCCTCCTCGAAACGTCTGTGCTTCCGTTATCCGAGAGGCGCGCGTTCCAGGAGGCGAAACTGCATCAATTAAAAGCAGAATTCGAAACAAACAATGCCCAGCAAcggtaatagaaattaaacaaGAACTAATACTAGTGTCGGGGCGCGTGTAGCGCTGCTACAAATTTCGAGGTACGCGAATTCGAAGCCGCTCAAGTGTcgagaacgaaacgaaaacgctGTCGTTGTGATAGATATTCGTGTATCTAACCACGGATTCTCTATCGATATCGAATATTCGGATTAGTTCGTCGTATCAGGCGTTCGATAGCTGGCTCGGGCGCCgtttaataaaacgaaataataaataaataaataaataaataaaaacatgtgaaaataatatacgtTGTTCGATGATCTCCCTCCGTTTTCTTCGAGGCTGTAAAGGAAAAGGGCAGAATCGAACGATACTTAAACGAATTCGACACTTAAACTTCTTCGACTTGAACACGTGTTTTAGTCACTAACGTTAACACGCGAAATAATTTAACGGATACAACGCGTTCGTGACTGTATAAATCTCTCGTCGTCACGCCTTAATTATGCTGATACAGTTAGACTATGTCGCGAGCGGAACTTTTCTATTTGCCTCGCAGGTAACATTTTGGCCGgctctttaaaataaataaacgtggAACTGGAGGACTGGcattaatattcgataataatattctgCTGTCCGATTTGAAGTCAAAATCGTTAGGACGACGTGTTTCAAATCGCTGGTGAAATCGgtgattcgatatttttccatGATTTCTGACATAATGCGTTTCAATTGAAAACACGAGAAAATTCCACTAATGGCGATTGTCACGATATACGGTGAAAGTTCAATCTTCGTAATTGTCGAGTTATCAACTATTGATGCTATCTAACGATTATTTGTAAGCGTAATCGATCGGAAGAAACACGTCAGAAATCTGAACGACGAATCACCACGTTGTTCTAAAGTAAATTTTCGAGCCGTATCTCGCCGTttcaaaacgaaaaaaaaaaaaaaaaagaaagaagaagaaggaaaattgttCTCCGACAATGTCTTAATGCCTTAGCTGCCTGCTGCCGCTACTAATTGACTAGCATCGTTAATCACTCTCGGTTTGAACTCGTTCGCCTTTTCGCCATCGACTTTTTGGTACGAatttcctcctcttcctttctctcgctctttttATCTCGCGAAACTCGCGCGGACGATTAGTTTTCGTGAACCAAAGGAAACTCAACGTCGCAACGAAATAATTCTCGATTTACTCGTTAATATCTTTCTTCCTAAATTTTCAACCAATTTGGTATCATTTACgtttaagaaatgaaaatagttcggaaattataacgaaaagaatcgatcgataaatggaaaagcaaaataaattgaGAATATTTCCTCGTGTGTGAGTCGACCGATggataagaaagaagagaaaaagaggacgTGGATTAACGAATGGAGCGGACTCGAGGAGATCCAAGTCGCGACGAAATCATCGGCACACCTTTATCGACGAGAAAGTATCAATAAATAGAAGCTTTCGTATTTACTAGGAATATACGCGCGACGAAGAACGAGAATAAGCAAATAAGTTAAGAAAAAAGCGAAAAACACGCGCTTCCAAAGATTCGCGGTACAACTAGTCGACCATAACGCAACCACCTTACAATTATAcgcaatttaattacaaatggGCCTTTATAGAGTGAACACATCTGTTTCACGAAGAACTCGTGAAAATCGCAACGATATTCTTCGATCATTCAAGCAAGCTTCTTCGTTTCGCTGTTCGatgattttctttcttcgaatGGGCCTAAGCTCGTTCTTCGAAACTCTCCTCTAACGAAACTTGAATTTTAGATCGACGATAAATCATGttactaaattataatatgaacAGGGACATAGAATATGGACAAAGCTCGAGAAAGCTGCCTCACAAAACTCGCGAATTCTCATCGTATCTTCTTAAGCAAATTTTTCTAAGAGAATCTTGTTACTTCGCGAAACACCAAATTCAAAATACTTGATATTCGTTTCTTatttgtctctctctctctctctctctctcttatcGTTCTCTTGTTTTATACGAGCAACCACGCAATCTCGCGATTATCAGACTAGACCGCGCGGTCGACCGAGATTCACTTCGGTCCAACGcgcttatattatattttcgcATTCGTTTTCgcgcacacgcacacacacacactcgTACATACACATGGCGGGATGTCCGCAGTTTTGATTATGTAcagaattatttacaatggTATACAGATTAGAGCGCCAATCGATCGCTCGGTCACAAACACGCTGGAGGAGACAGCTTTGATCACATCTTGATCGCACCTTGGTGATGATCGTGGATGTTCGGCAGTCGGTAGAAGATGAAGAACAGAAccagtttttcttttctctctttctctctctctcttaaaAACGCATCTCGACGAGCACTGCGTTTCGTGATAATTACGTAAATGCCCCGAAGATAACTAAAGGAAGCGGTGCGCGGTCGCTGTTCGAATTTCGCGCCTCGAGACGTATTTGAAACGAAGAACGTTgaagttctttttttattaattattattattattagtaaacAAAGATCATCGTGTTTGGTAGGATTCAACTTCGTTAAACGTACGAATTTTCCAACGACCAAGGCAAATCCTTGCGATCGTCAGCCGTAAGAGAAGACGCCGGTAGGAGACGTTCGATTCTTTAATCTGCTGGTTTTTTTCATTTGCACGACGTTCCGTTCAATTGCCGAGAAAGATCGTTGCTACCAGGATCGATTCCCGAATAGCGACGAAAAGAccattcttctttcgttttcttcgtgACCGGAGAGACGATCGATCGTCCCCCCTTGCTTCTCCTCTTGGTTTCTTGTATCTGGACACCTTGTTTCCCTCGACATCGCGAAGGCTTCCTCCGGAACATCTTTTCGCCTCTATCTCCGTTGTTCTCCGCTTGTCGTCCGTCTTCGTTCGAGAAGTGAAATTGAAAAGGACAAAAGAGGTTGTTCGCTAGGATTCTTTGGTTTTCTTCGTGCCACGAAAGCGGCCGATAAGCGAGAAAATAATCCGGAAAGAAGAATCGCGTCTCCTTCTACGCTCGTGTCGTCCGCTCCCCCCTCCCAACCCCCCGAAACGAATCCTTTAAACgaagattttttttcttcttctcatcgttcttctcttcttttcttatacCATtcctttccatttcttttctccctccctctctctctctcactctcactctctctGCTCGATGAATCGCGAGTTTTCGTGGTTATCGTAATTCGAACGACAATTTGGGTCCCGTAAACGGATTCCCAGAGGTATCTCGAATCTTTGGTTTCTCACCGGGAAAGTAGGAAATTGCTGACGCTCGAGGGGAAGGGATCGGTTGtatcattcaaatttttcgatttcttttattatcttctCCGTGACAGATTCGTTCTTTCGTAGTTGCGATCTTCGACTTGGAGAAGATAGGTAAAGTCGATGCGAACCATGACGTGTATGCGCGAAAGGAATTTTCCAGCTggtattttaatgaattaattatttaattatcctATGCGCTGTTGAATTTGTCCCGACGTGGGAGAGAGAGACacgaaagtaatt includes the following:
- the LOC132907374 gene encoding vacuolar protein sorting-associated protein 52 homolog, producing the protein MSGEIDIFEDNEVQLPQDLGDDVVQEVLKTGTDLRQYSRQIEKELKGVENKSIQDYIKESENIASLHNQIAACDNILEKMESMLKSFQSDLGSISSEILSLQRKSVAMSQQLSNRQIIRGPLSQFIEDMTVSEALIAGIMDCPVTEKEFLTQLQTLNHKINFVKEQSFKEAKSCLDVKDILEKLKVKALAKIRTYLLEQIYKFRKPMTNYQVLQNNMLKYKFFFEFILANERNVAEEICGEYISTMSKIYYSYFESYSSKLMELQFEKGATKDDMMGVEDTAGRGIFHKTVLKHKGTVFSIGNRGDVLTSQLEALIIVPHTASKTRYHYEALFRSEQYALVDNACREYLFLTEFFKVRGVQAMDIFNQVMGKTINLMVKNLQSFVEDCYDTIALFLCLHLVMRYRLTCHKRAVPALDKYWDNMTSIIWPRFEYVFQLNIQSIKSCDPLKLTQETGPHYITRRYAEFSAAMVGVVEEFPCEGATQLLAELREAVQCFLLRMAATFCTRIQQLVFLINNYDLVLGVLMERTRDNSKEAESFRDQLNARSSEYVEEILSPHFGGIIQFVKESEAMIEKGQADESKRQEGKALALVQSFTNNWKRALEEINHEVLKSFPSLVLGTALVQRAMAQLVQYYQRFHKILPPNARTQLTNFHHIMVEVKKYKANY